In the Onychostoma macrolepis isolate SWU-2019 chromosome 09, ASM1243209v1, whole genome shotgun sequence genome, one interval contains:
- the cd302 gene encoding CD302 antigen: protein MDSSSRRFTLFYIVFLTLTCYFALGQDTADCPADGRTWLQFSLNCYHFVHGEEDVAKSYSIEDAKDMCRGYDLLTVKSAEENDFIVKYSPSVWKGKMSVWLGMYYDSDEDVFKWHDDNGVLHYSNWEDGGSDDTDLPLLDTCVVLHSNTGKWENVSCTEEPENGVVCKTKAVWISPPKGSPLLSALVIISVVLILVVSAVVWFFHQRNNPGSSILNLIEYHPPFRSPSSDQACLVETEEIEVVP, encoded by the exons ATGGACTCCAGTTCTCGTCGTTTTACACTGTTTTACATAGTTTTTCTGACTCTTACGTGCTATTTCGCGCTAGGACAGGACACTGCCG ACTGTCCTGCAGATGGACGCACGTGGCTGCAGTTCAGCCTCAACTGCTATCACTTCGTCCACGGAGAAGAGGACGTCGCCAAAAGCTACTCCATTGAAGATGCAAAAGACATGTGCAGAGGATATG ATCTCTTGACAGTAAAAAGTGCTGAGGAGAATGACTTCATTGTTAAGTACAGTCCTTCTGTATGGAAAGGTAAAATGAGCGTCTGGCTTGGAATGTACTACGACAGCGACG AAGATGTCTTTAAGTGGCATGACGATAACGGCGTGTTGCACTATAGTAACTGGGAGGACGGTGGCTCTGATGACACTGATCTGCCTCTTTTGGACACATGTGTCGTTCTTCACTCTAACACAGGGAAGTGGGAAAACGTCAGCTGCACAGAGGAACCTGAGAACGGAGTAGTGTGTAAAACGA AGGCAGTCTGGATAAGCCCACCTA AGGGCAGTCCTCTTCTGTCAGCTCTGGTCATCATCAGTGTGGTGCTGATACTGGTGGTTtctgcagtggtttggttcTTTCATCAAAGAAACAACCCAGGCTCATCCATCCTCAACCTGATTGAGTACCATCCGCCCTTCAGATCACCTTCCTCCGATCAGGCCTGCTTGGTAGAAACTGAAGAAATCGAGGTGGTACCTTAG